A stretch of Ailuropoda melanoleuca isolate Jingjing unplaced genomic scaffold, ASM200744v2 unplaced-scaffold3796, whole genome shotgun sequence DNA encodes these proteins:
- the LOC117798930 gene encoding LOW QUALITY PROTEIN: homeobox protein Mohawk-like (The sequence of the model RefSeq protein was modified relative to this genomic sequence to represent the inferred CDS: inserted 1 base in 1 codon), with protein VSNWFANARRRLKNTVRQPDLSWALRIKLYNKYVQGSAERLSVSSDDSCSEDGENPPRNHINEGGYNNPVHHPVIKSESSVXEXIRPESRASEDYVSPPKYKSSLLNRYLNDSLRHVMATNAAMMGKTRQRNHSGSFSSNEFEEELVSPSSSETEGNFVYRTGKSALFMIPCLKQN; from the exons gTGTCAAATTGGTTTGCTAATGCAAGACGTCGGCTTAAGAATACTGTTCGACAGCCGGATTTAAGCTGGGCTTTAAGAATTAAATTGTACAACAAGTATGTTCAAGGAAGTGCTGAGCGGCTTAGTGTAAGCAGCGACGATTCATGTTCTGAAG ACGGAGAAAATCCTCCAAGAAACCACATAAATGAAGGGGGCTATAATAATCCAGTTCACCATCCTGTGATTAAAAGTGAAAGCTCGGTCATNG TGATCAGGCCAGAATCACGGGCCAGTGAGGACTACGTATCACCCCCCAAATACAAGAGCAGCCTATTGAATCGTTACCTTAACGACTCTTTGAGACATGTCATGGCCACAAACGCTGCCATGATGGGAAAGACAAGGCAAAGAAACCATTCGGGATCTTTTAGTTCCAACGAATTTGAGGAAGAATTGGTGTCTCCCTCATCATCAGAAACCGAAGGCAATTTCGTCTATCGTACAGGTAAGTCTGCGCTTTTCATGATACCTTGTTTAAAACAGAACTAA